Proteins from a single region of Blastopirellula marina:
- a CDS encoding ABC transporter ATP-binding protein, whose amino-acid sequence MAILELDNATIGFGESHRRYTVLEGANLKVHENEFVAIIGFSGSGKSTLISLLAGLLLPDEGAARFKGKQMKGPGPDRGIVFQNYSLLPWLTVYGNIELAVKQVFPKFTRSKRRDYVQHYIDMVSLTGSEAKRPSELSGGMRQRLSLARTLSMQPEVLLLDEPLSALDALTRSVLQDEIIRLWEEDRRTVVMVTNDVDEAVLMADRIVPLTPGPSAKLGREFPVTLDRPRDRATLNFNPEFKKLRNEITRYMMGINEEAKQLRIASDVILPDVEPIRFGVA is encoded by the coding sequence ATGGCAATCCTCGAACTAGACAATGCCACCATCGGATTTGGCGAGTCCCACCGCCGATATACGGTGCTCGAAGGAGCCAATCTGAAGGTTCACGAGAATGAATTTGTCGCGATTATCGGATTCTCTGGCAGCGGGAAATCGACTTTGATTTCCCTGCTGGCAGGGCTCCTTCTGCCTGATGAAGGGGCAGCCCGCTTCAAAGGTAAGCAGATGAAGGGGCCTGGTCCCGATCGCGGAATCGTTTTTCAGAATTATTCTCTGCTTCCCTGGCTGACCGTTTACGGAAACATCGAACTGGCGGTGAAGCAGGTCTTCCCTAAGTTCACCCGTAGTAAGCGGCGTGATTACGTCCAGCACTACATCGACATGGTCAGCCTGACCGGCAGCGAAGCCAAACGTCCTTCCGAACTATCCGGCGGGATGCGGCAACGACTGTCGCTGGCCCGAACGTTGTCGATGCAGCCAGAAGTGCTGCTGCTAGACGAACCGCTAAGTGCCCTGGATGCCCTCACGCGGAGCGTTCTGCAAGACGAAATTATTCGATTGTGGGAAGAAGATCGCCGCACCGTGGTCATGGTCACCAACGACGTGGACGAAGCCGTGCTAATGGCTGACCGCATCGTTCCTCTTACGCCTGGCCCGTCGGCCAAGCTCGGCCGTGAGTTCCCCGTGACACTCGATCGTCCGCGCGATCGAGCCACGCTGAACTTCAACCCCGAGTTTAAGAAGCTCCGCAACGAGATCACACGCTACATGATGGGCATCAACGAAGAAGCGAAACAACTGCGAATCGCTTCGGATGTGATCCTTCCCGATGTCGAACCGATTCGTTTCGGCGTCGCTTAA
- a CDS encoding ABC transporter ATP-binding protein, which yields MSQENRFVEMYRLVKAYPNPFGDDVKVVDGFNLILKKGEVVSLIGHSGCGKSTVLTMVSGLNPISSGSVVVAGKEISGPGPDRSVVFQAPCLLPWMTAMQNVRMGVDRVYPHATRTERRQICEYYLSVVGLADSMDKYPREMSGGMQQRVGIARAIALKPNMLLLDEPFGRLDSLTRMELQDVILGILDKEKITTMLVTHDVDEAIYMADRICMMTNGPNAKVGQVLELPLPRPRNRAETLEHPLYYELRGSLVSFLEEQERHKHHKPKSAEPEEATPQPTVTLSEEEDSPASENVTANA from the coding sequence ATGTCACAAGAGAACCGCTTCGTCGAAATGTACCGCCTCGTCAAGGCGTACCCCAATCCTTTCGGCGACGACGTAAAAGTGGTCGATGGCTTCAACCTGATTTTGAAGAAGGGAGAAGTCGTCAGCCTGATCGGTCACTCCGGTTGCGGCAAATCGACCGTGCTGACCATGGTCTCCGGGCTCAATCCGATCTCCTCTGGCAGCGTGGTTGTTGCCGGCAAGGAAATTTCAGGGCCAGGTCCCGATCGTAGCGTGGTGTTTCAAGCACCGTGCCTGCTGCCGTGGATGACGGCCATGCAGAACGTACGAATGGGGGTCGATCGCGTTTACCCTCATGCGACCCGTACCGAACGCCGCCAGATCTGCGAGTACTACCTGAGCGTCGTCGGTCTGGCCGACTCGATGGACAAGTACCCCCGAGAAATGTCAGGCGGCATGCAGCAGCGTGTCGGGATCGCTCGAGCCATCGCCCTGAAGCCCAACATGCTGCTCTTGGACGAACCGTTTGGCCGCCTCGATTCGCTCACGCGAATGGAACTGCAGGACGTCATTCTGGGCATCCTCGACAAAGAAAAAATCACCACCATGCTCGTCACGCACGATGTCGACGAAGCGATCTACATGGCCGACCGTATTTGCATGATGACCAACGGCCCCAATGCCAAGGTCGGACAGGTACTGGAGCTTCCCCTGCCCCGTCCGCGAAACCGAGCCGAGACGCTCGAGCACCCGTTGTACTACGAACTCCGCGGTTCTCTGGTCTCCTTCCTGGAAGAACAGGAACGCCACAAGCATCACAAGCCGAAGTCCGCCGAACCGGAAGAAGCGACTCCGCAGCCAACCGTCACGCTGTCGGAAGAAGAAGACTCGCCAGCATCCGAAAACGTTACCGCCAACGCTTAA
- a CDS encoding GAF domain-containing protein, with product MTTTIAPSVLSSVHVWIYNENAGQLVGACGYPESPAGPPNHELIHVSVSERRSAIRCPDQNTIEIALPILITNEVVAAVLFTVHTPEDCKIALERWSRTDRDELGLAESAYRGLAHFETISPYVKFPRGSGLPGETWDDRKSRIIARIDQAKAFMRAAGARKEGLRYGLGVPIMATEHELECVLVFLSTVDFPFQQAMETWAPSQDQTELRLVQSSYAVGISPPQRSIVNYGEGIVGQCYASRIPVMMHNADDDHSLVPLFDQGARFALAMPIFNGDRLVQVLTLFG from the coding sequence ATGACCACAACGATCGCACCTTCGGTGTTATCCAGCGTCCACGTCTGGATCTACAACGAGAACGCGGGCCAGCTAGTCGGTGCTTGCGGCTACCCGGAATCCCCCGCTGGCCCACCAAACCACGAATTGATTCACGTGTCGGTCAGCGAGCGACGCTCGGCTATTCGCTGCCCCGACCAGAACACGATCGAAATCGCTTTGCCGATATTGATCACCAACGAGGTCGTCGCTGCAGTTCTATTCACAGTGCATACACCGGAAGACTGCAAGATCGCGCTCGAACGTTGGTCGCGAACCGATCGCGACGAACTCGGCCTGGCCGAATCGGCTTACCGCGGCCTGGCGCACTTCGAGACGATCAGCCCCTATGTCAAGTTTCCCCGCGGTTCGGGGCTGCCTGGCGAGACGTGGGACGATCGCAAATCGCGTATCATTGCCCGCATCGATCAAGCCAAAGCGTTCATGCGTGCCGCCGGTGCTCGCAAGGAAGGCTTACGCTACGGCCTGGGCGTTCCGATCATGGCCACCGAGCACGAACTCGAATGCGTGCTGGTCTTCCTCAGCACGGTCGACTTCCCCTTCCAGCAGGCCATGGAAACGTGGGCTCCCAGCCAAGACCAAACCGAGCTCAGGCTGGTGCAATCCAGTTACGCCGTCGGTATTTCTCCACCGCAGCGATCGATCGTTAACTATGGCGAAGGAATCGTCGGTCAGTGCTATGCCTCGCGAATTCCCGTCATGATGCATAACGCCGACGACGACCACTCGCTCGTTCCGCTGTTCGATCAAGGGGCCCGCTTTGCGTTGGCAATGCCGATCTTCAACGGCGACCGTTTGGTCCAGGTTCTTACTCTCTTTGGCTAA